A single window of Ostrinia nubilalis chromosome 24, ilOstNubi1.1, whole genome shotgun sequence DNA harbors:
- the LOC135083865 gene encoding uncharacterized protein LOC135083865 — MRAEACKVCGSTETNLIDGYYYCVECGTQDANVRETVVEEMELADGTISHKQKRKIYKVADNDDNLSEEWHKWHAYNFILVGLADEIIALGAKPSFKKKLIWLWTQYIKKFQDKRQLGLNAENDENQDTTNNNFDDSDSDEEEGFYNQEFLKKKPKKYKKHLKMNTKIDLSVVKRGLFFSLIYVALNLNCDNIHMSDLMRFVREGRFDIYNCEKYVPKEIKIKEIHQWAKFYRSKVNSKDQEVYAMTLFKFFKIRPLVPDLKLLVHRYAKELCLPDDFKNLVFSLMNNVTCDYLKLDLEVMKRVGRIPFYECIVMAYFLVAFKMMFGLDDDYEIRLSDAVDKANEENCYLKSYKLGGYSSTTDRLFSFREWCSFIQLRKIVLCKNYLHMAEHFQLPIDHYVYMEQCTERKTLRKPTVGDEITMNLLEKIPLTSQVEVIPLKEFKPSMTPLASASDTIRQYFDDPDLKLMFCEDFTQYSLKYATEKLYLKESEDNPENVVVGVSETNKIINNYIIGYLDTGKIDVQLVYVRNCDNKNWLKTNQPSVDHIVKVEPKTEKDIDHGYDSNADNNVVVSSNEATNNTEAANDDKSDASRNVSHVEDASVVEITNRDNTNATNTEEPLSDIENASTVDICSKDDTSSSDITETPTEDKVLEIKKDLETIQEEEYGTNIFDDDFADLIKEEIKEEPPPEPEQVDTEQNFDDHQELPATDNHDDTQSDVSLNDLDRFFNPATFDREKTIRELILATCKKYRISIPDEYSTKEPKKRKSKLIEDGAGESSAKKRKLNDGAPKRKITKPGIVQKEVNNLLVSYYENLKHDVLFQISEHVKSVVNNISRTQDVDDSQNQEEATHLDSSAREDNDSNPITDPPDLNADDNHHSEDLQENIEIDSSNVEPIENDEVDRQPKGDPRFDEKEYDPKQLYVRIEDEGSDAEDVYDVADDPEIAEILDRKIEEIVKGEKVPAASQPKKPADYDSEEDLPLSVLKEQRESILRKKHQKDNLPPLVTKLPEKEYFYWNRQYDSLKMRKEKESCEPFGVELNDNYSKSFGFVLRECADVIGYTPFRLYKELISLERRLLCVGNLNH; from the exons ATGAGGGCTGAAGCTTGTAAAGTGTGTGGTAGCACTGAAACCAATCTTATTGATGGATATTACTACTGTGTGGAGTGCGGCACCCAAGATGCCAATGTTCGGGAGACAGTGGTGGAGGAAATGGAGCTGGCTGACGGCACGATATCCCACAAACAAAAGAGGAAGATTTATAAAGTGGCGGACAACGATGATAATT TAAGTGAAGAATGGCACAAATGGCATGCATATAATTTCATCCTGGTGGGTCTGGCAGACGAAATAATAGCTCTTGGTGCGAAGCCCTCTTTCAAGAAGAAACTGATTTGGCTCTGGACACAGTATATCAAGAAATTCCAGGACAAAAGGCAGTTGGG GCTAAATGCAGAAAATGATGAAAATCAAGATACAACTAACAACAACTTTGATGACAGCGACAGTGATGAAGAAGAAGGCTTCTACAATCAAGAATTTCTAAAAAAGAAACcgaagaaatacaaaaaacacttaaaaatgAACACAAAGATAGACCTTAGTGTGGTTAAACGAGGACTGTTTTTCAGCTTAATTTATGTAGCTCTCAATTTAAATTGCGACAATATTCACATGTCAGACCTAATGAGGTTTGTGAGAGAAGGTAGGTTCGATATTTACAACTGCGAGAAATATGTCCCCaaagaaataaagataaaagaaaTCCATCAATGGGCTAAGTTTTACCGAAGTAAAGTTAATAGCAAGGACCAGGAAGTTTATGCGATGACGTTGTTTAAATTCTTTAAAATTCGACCTTTAGTACCTGACTTGAAGCTTTTAGTTCATAGATACGCGAAAGAGCTATGTTTGCCTgatgattttaaaaatctagtctTTTCTCTGATGAATAATGTAACATGTGATTATCTGAAACTTGATTTAGAGGTGATGAAAAGGGTGGGTCGTATACCATTTTATGAATGCATTGTAATGGCGTACTTTCTAGTTGCGTTTAAAATGATGTTTGGTTTGGACGACGATTACGAAATCAGACTCTCTGACGCTGTTGATAAGGCCAACGAAGAAAACTGTTATTTGAAGTCTTATAAGCTTGGTGGCTATTCTTCGACAACAGACAGGCTATTCTCATTTCGAGAATGGTGTAGCTTTATACAGCTGAGGAAAATAGTGCTCTGCAAAAACTATTTGCACATGGCTGAGCATTTCCAACTGCCGATCGACCACTATGTGTACATGGAACAATGTACCGAGAGAAAAACGTTGCGAAAACCAACTGTAGGTGATGAAATTACTATGAATCTGCTTGAAAAAATACCACTCACAAGTCAAGTTGAGGTCATACCTCTCAAAGAGTTTAAACCTTCGATGACCCCTTTAGCAAGTGCAAGTGACACGATTAGGCAATATTTCGATGATCCTGATCTCAAATTGATGTTTTGTGAAGATTTCACGcaatattctctaaaatatgcCACCGAAAAGCTTTATCTTAAAGAAAGTGAAGATAATCCAGAAAATGTTGTAGTGGGAGTgtctgaaacaaacaaaattataaataattacatcatTGGTTATTTGGACACAGGAAAAATTGATGTGCAGTTGGTTTATGTTAGGAATTGTGATAACAAAAACTGGCTGAAAACTAATCAGCCATCAGTAGACCACATAGTGAAGGTTGAACCTAAGACGGAGAAAGATATTGACCATGGTTACGATTCTAATGCTGATAACAATGTAGTAGTTAGCAGCAATGAAGCTACAAATAACACAGAAGCGGCAAATGACGATAAATCGGACGCATCCAGAAATGTTTCTCATGTTGAAGATGCTTCTGTTGTAGAAATCACAAACAGAGATAATACAAATGCTACTAACACAGAAGAGCCTCTTTCTGATATCGAAAATGCGTCTACTGTAGACATTTGCAGCAAAGATGATACAAGCAGTAGTGATATCACAGAAACTCCTACTGAAGATAAAgttttagaaattaaaaaagatCTAGAGACTATTCAAGAGGAAGAATACGGTACGAACATATTCGACGACGATTTCGCCGACTTAATAAAAGAAGAGATCAAAGAGGAACCACCGCCAGAACCAGAGCAGGTTGATACAGAACAAAACTTTGACGACCATCAAGAGTTACCAGCCACTGACAATCATGATGACACCCAAAGCGACGTATCACTAAACGACTTAGACCGTTTCTTTAATCCCGCCACTTTTGACAGAGAAAAAACAATTCGAGAGCTAATTCTCGCCACATGCAAGAAATACAGAATTTCAATACCAGATGAATACAGTACTAAAGAACctaaaaaacgaaaatccaaaCTTATAGAAGACGGAGCAGGCGAAAGCAGTGCTAAAAAGAGAAAACTTAATGACGGAGCGCCAAAAAGAAAGATTACAAAACCTGGAATAGTACAAAAAGAGGTTAATAACTTACTTGTGTCTtactatgaaaatttaaagcatGATGTGCTCTTCCAAATATCTGAACACGTGAAATCGGTTGtgaataatattagtagaacaCAAGATGTAGACGATTCACAAAATCAAGAAGAAGCAACCCATTTAGATAGCAGTGCAAGAGAGGATAATGATTCAAACCCTATTACTGATCCACCAGATCTCAATGCTGATGATAACCACCATTCTGAAGATCTGCAAGAGAATATTGAAATAGACAGTTCTAACGTGGAGCCAATTGAAAACGATGAAGTAGATAGACAGCCGAAAGGCGATCCAAGGTTCGATGAAAAGGAGTACGACCCAAAACAGCTGTATGTGAGAATTGAGGATGAGGGGAGTGACGCAGAAGACGTTTACGATGTAGCCGATGATCCGGAAATCGCTGAAATATTGGATAGAAAGATAGAAGAGATTGTAAAAGGTGAAAAAGTGCCGGCGGCTAGCCAACCCAAAAAGCCAGCAGACTACGATTCCGAAGAAGACCTGCCTCTTAGCGTTTTGAAGGAACAGAGAGAATCGATCCTGCGGAAAAAGCACCAAAAAGATAATTTACCGCCTCTAGTCACTAAATTACCtgaaaaagaatatttttattggaaTAGACAGTACGATTCGCTTAAAATGAGGAAGGAAAAGGAATCGTGCGAGCCATTCGGTGTTGAATTGAACGATAATTACTcaaaaagttttggatttgtccTCAGAGAGTGTGCTGATGTGATAGGGTACACGCCTTTTAGACTATACAAGGAACTTATCAGTTTAGAGAGAAGACTGCTATGCGTGGGCAATCTAAACCATTGA